From the genome of Pseudomonas sp. TMP9, one region includes:
- a CDS encoding transporter substrate-binding domain-containing protein encodes MQSDAGEVIGISVDFSRAVIARLGCKAKLRKLPWARALKEFENGRLDILPDAFRSPERESYAFFSGPVVPASRNILFIHSRLKENFSATNLIDLKNTSFRLGAQIGVIYGQSYEDLMNSREFAQRTVKVSKRSNLWMMLGKNRIDGVIASELTGMYEINQLGLTDNIEATQIVASGDQAEFAFSKVSTSASFNLAFTSIARELVLDGTYKRIKEHYVSF; translated from the coding sequence ATGCAATCAGATGCAGGCGAGGTTATTGGTATATCGGTAGATTTTAGTCGAGCCGTTATTGCTCGATTAGGATGTAAAGCAAAACTACGCAAACTCCCTTGGGCAAGAGCCTTGAAAGAGTTTGAAAATGGTAGGTTAGATATTCTACCGGACGCTTTTCGCAGTCCTGAGCGAGAATCTTATGCGTTTTTTTCTGGCCCAGTAGTACCCGCTTCTAGAAATATACTTTTCATTCATTCAAGGCTGAAAGAAAATTTTTCCGCAACCAACCTAATTGATTTAAAGAACACTTCTTTTCGTTTAGGCGCTCAAATTGGCGTAATATATGGCCAAAGCTATGAGGACTTAATGAACTCTCGTGAGTTCGCCCAGAGAACTGTAAAGGTATCAAAGCGATCCAATCTTTGGATGATGCTGGGTAAAAATCGCATAGACGGTGTGATAGCAAGCGAATTGACTGGGATGTATGAGATTAATCAGCTGGGACTTACTGACAACATAGAAGCCACACAAATAGTAGCTTCCGGTGACCAAGCTGAATTTGCCTTTAGCAAAGTATCTACAAGCGCATCATTTAATTTAGCGTTCACATCTATTGCGCGCGAACTGGTGCTGGACGGGACGTACAAACGCATCAAGGAACATTACGTTAGTTTTTAA
- a CDS encoding transaminase, producing the protein MPSPSPFPFDRSRLAALRAREDATFVQRTSRSQVLRQEARQFMPQGVPMAWMISLNRFSPPFIHSASGAVFTDVDGNDYLDFNVADLSMTMGYGPAPIVEAVSRQVRQGAQFLLPTEDAVVVGRLLAEQVGLPCWQFTLSASGANVEVMRIARHITGREKIVIFDGHYHGHIDETMVSQSEHGAVHQQLGLAKGSAANTLILPFNDLDALEQALARGDVALVLTEPALTNCTLVHPAPGYLEGMRRLTQQYGSLLCLDEAHTFQFAHGGLTGAWDLQTDFVVLGKGLGSGIAFALYGMSADIARHLERFTDSDIGPAGLATGGTLYASALAVSAARASLEQVLTAANYQRIERLGQRLAEGLRLAFATYDLPWQAFQLGPRAGFCLTAELPRNGAEANLSMDAEFIDCRRLFMANRGIWDGILSAGPQVSFAHNEADIDRYVEVASAFLAELFA; encoded by the coding sequence ATGCCCTCGCCGAGCCCCTTCCCCTTTGACCGCTCCCGCCTGGCCGCCCTGCGCGCTCGCGAGGATGCCACCTTCGTCCAGCGCACGTCTCGCTCTCAGGTCTTGCGCCAAGAGGCACGCCAATTCATGCCGCAGGGCGTGCCGATGGCCTGGATGATTTCGCTCAACCGCTTCAGCCCGCCCTTTATTCACTCGGCCAGCGGCGCGGTGTTCACCGATGTGGATGGCAATGATTACCTGGACTTCAACGTCGCCGACCTGAGCATGACCATGGGCTATGGTCCGGCCCCTATCGTAGAGGCGGTAAGCCGCCAGGTTCGTCAGGGTGCGCAGTTTCTTTTGCCCACCGAAGACGCTGTGGTGGTCGGTCGCCTGTTGGCCGAACAGGTGGGCCTGCCCTGCTGGCAATTCACACTGTCTGCCTCGGGCGCGAATGTCGAGGTCATGCGCATCGCCCGGCATATTACCGGACGCGAGAAAATCGTCATCTTCGACGGCCATTATCACGGTCATATCGACGAGACCATGGTCAGCCAAAGTGAGCATGGCGCGGTGCATCAGCAGCTTGGCTTGGCCAAAGGCAGCGCAGCTAACACCCTGATACTGCCGTTTAATGACCTAGACGCACTGGAGCAGGCGCTGGCAAGAGGTGACGTGGCCCTGGTGCTGACGGAGCCGGCGCTGACCAACTGCACCCTGGTTCATCCTGCTCCCGGCTACCTGGAGGGCATGCGCCGCCTGACCCAGCAATACGGCAGCCTGCTATGCCTGGATGAAGCGCATACCTTTCAATTCGCCCATGGCGGTTTGACTGGTGCCTGGGACCTGCAGACCGATTTTGTAGTGCTCGGCAAGGGACTTGGATCGGGTATCGCATTCGCGCTCTATGGCATGAGTGCAGATATCGCTCGCCATCTGGAGCGCTTCACCGACAGTGACATTGGTCCAGCAGGCTTAGCCACTGGTGGCACGCTTTACGCTTCTGCACTCGCAGTGAGTGCTGCCCGCGCCAGCCTGGAGCAGGTGCTGACTGCTGCAAATTACCAGCGTATCGAACGCCTCGGCCAGCGCTTAGCTGAGGGCCTTCGCTTGGCATTCGCGACCTATGACCTTCCTTGGCAGGCATTCCAGCTCGGCCCGCGCGCGGGTTTCTGCCTGACTGCCGAACTGCCACGCAACGGTGCCGAGGCCAACTTGTCGATGGATGCGGAGTTCATCGACTGCCGTCGTTTGTTTATGGCCAATCGCGGTATCTGGGATGGCATTCTCTCAGCTGGGCCTCAAGTATCCTTTGCCCATAATGAAGCCGATATCGACCGCTATGTTGAAGTCGCCAGCGCCTTCCTTGCAGAACTCTTTGCCTGA
- a CDS encoding IS30 family transposase produces MSYTELSVEERATIQIGRAQGFSLREIACLITRSPSTISRELRRNQGACGGYSARVAQQQMQARRQVCRPMRKLLPGSERFALVTHMLRERLSPEQIAGKLRSMNIPSLREAYVCRETIYNAIYALPVGELRKELIICLRQSKTTRRPRSGGVDRRGQIPEMVSIHVRPPEIEDRLMPGHWEGDLIKGKANASSVGTLVERTSGYLMLVKMNDATATSAMEGFSAALNGMPFAMRKSMTYDQGREMARHAEITQKTGVAIFFCDPHSPWQRGSNENINGLIRQYLPKGTDLSVHSQAELDAIALQLNMRPRKRFDFKCPIEVMGEVMQAAMTMRHDAPTSIH; encoded by the coding sequence ATGTCTTATACCGAACTCAGCGTTGAAGAGCGCGCCACCATTCAAATCGGTCGTGCCCAGGGCTTCAGCCTGCGCGAGATTGCCTGCTTGATCACTCGATCCCCTTCGACCATCAGCCGGGAGTTGCGGCGTAATCAAGGTGCCTGTGGCGGCTACTCGGCCCGGGTGGCACAACAGCAGATGCAAGCCCGCCGGCAGGTGTGTCGACCGATGCGAAAGCTGTTGCCGGGTAGCGAGCGCTTCGCGTTGGTGACCCATATGCTGCGTGAGCGTTTGTCTCCCGAGCAGATTGCCGGCAAGCTGCGCAGCATGAATATTCCCAGCCTCAGAGAGGCCTACGTCTGTCGCGAGACGATCTATAACGCGATTTATGCCCTGCCGGTCGGCGAGCTGCGTAAGGAGTTGATCATCTGCTTGCGCCAAAGCAAGACGACGCGCAGACCGCGCTCTGGCGGCGTGGATCGGCGCGGCCAGATCCCTGAAATGGTCAGCATTCACGTGCGCCCCCCTGAAATCGAAGACCGGCTTATGCCGGGGCATTGGGAAGGCGACTTGATCAAGGGTAAAGCCAACGCCTCATCTGTAGGCACGTTGGTGGAGCGCACCAGTGGTTACTTGATGCTGGTGAAGATGAACGACGCGACGGCGACCTCGGCGATGGAGGGCTTCAGTGCAGCGCTCAATGGCATGCCGTTTGCGATGCGCAAGAGCATGACCTACGACCAAGGACGGGAGATGGCGCGGCACGCTGAGATCACCCAGAAAACGGGTGTAGCGATCTTCTTCTGTGACCCTCATAGCCCTTGGCAGCGAGGTAGCAACGAAAACATCAATGGCCTGATCCGCCAGTACCTGCCCAAAGGCACAGACCTGTCGGTACACAGCCAGGCAGAGTTGGATGCCATCGCTCTGCAACTGAACATGCGGCCGCGTAAGCGCTTCGACTTCAAGTGCCCCATCGAAGTTATGGGCGAGGTGATGCAAGCAGCCATGACAATGCGGCATGATGCTCCGACTTCAATTCATTAA
- a CDS encoding flavin reductase family protein has protein sequence MNYLKNLDLAKSADRLLNHGPTTLVTFEHAGVRNVMAASWVMPLDFDPPKVLLVLDGSTFSWPLLEGSGSFVLNLPSRIQAELTLAVGSCSGNDVDKFATFGIGEARAQVVQAPIIPGCLAYLECRVIEEPHIQKRYDLFIAEVVAAYADERAFSNGRWHFPNEKLRTIHYSGGGTFYPTGIPFNINQ, from the coding sequence ATGAATTACCTGAAAAACCTGGATCTAGCTAAATCCGCCGATCGCCTTCTCAACCATGGACCAACCACTCTGGTGACCTTCGAGCATGCTGGCGTACGCAACGTGATGGCTGCTTCTTGGGTCATGCCGCTGGACTTCGATCCGCCAAAGGTGCTGCTGGTTTTGGATGGCAGCACCTTTAGTTGGCCCCTGCTGGAGGGGTCAGGCAGTTTCGTGCTCAATCTACCCTCTCGTATCCAGGCTGAACTGACCCTGGCGGTTGGATCTTGCAGTGGTAACGATGTCGATAAATTCGCCACCTTCGGCATCGGCGAAGCACGCGCTCAGGTGGTACAGGCACCGATCATCCCTGGCTGCCTGGCCTACCTGGAATGTCGTGTGATCGAGGAGCCGCACATACAAAAACGCTATGACCTGTTCATAGCAGAAGTGGTGGCGGCCTATGCGGATGAGCGAGCGTTCAGCAACGGTCGTTGGCATTTCCCAAATGAAAAACTGCGCACTATTCACTATTCTGGCGGAGGCACTTTTTACCCCACCGGTATACCGTTCAACATTAATCAATAA